One genomic region from Marinitoga sp. 38H-ov encodes:
- a CDS encoding isoprenyl transferase — MSEKLKIPNHLGIIMDGNGRWAKLRGLKRTKGHEQGAKVAENVIEWASDLGIRYLTLYSFSTENWKRPKEEVNFLFSLMVRYLESRLNKIIKENVRVRFTGRIEELPSNVYEVCKRIEEKSKSNTKIDVILAVNYGGRREIVDAVNKLISQKKDTVTIEDLSNNLYLPDVPDPELIIRTSGEIRLSNFLLWQSAYSELYFTNTLWPDFNKIELEKAIIDYTKRDRRFGSISSDEGSV, encoded by the coding sequence TTGAGTGAGAAATTAAAAATTCCAAATCATTTGGGAATAATAATGGATGGTAATGGACGTTGGGCTAAGCTTAGAGGATTAAAACGAACAAAAGGTCATGAGCAGGGGGCTAAAGTTGCAGAAAATGTAATAGAATGGGCTTCTGATTTGGGTATAAGGTATCTAACCTTATACTCTTTTTCTACAGAAAATTGGAAAAGGCCAAAAGAGGAAGTGAATTTTTTATTTTCTCTTATGGTTAGATATTTAGAATCAAGATTAAATAAAATTATTAAAGAAAATGTGCGAGTTAGATTTACAGGTAGAATTGAAGAATTACCTTCAAATGTATATGAAGTTTGTAAAAGAATTGAAGAAAAAAGCAAAAGTAATACAAAAATTGATGTTATTTTAGCTGTGAATTATGGTGGAAGAAGAGAAATTGTAGATGCTGTAAATAAATTAATTTCACAAAAAAAAGATACTGTTACTATTGAAGATTTATCTAATAATTTATATTTACCAGATGTGCCTGATCCGGAATTGATAATTAGAACCTCCGGTGAAATTAGGTTAAGTAATTTTTTGCTATGGCAAAGTGCTTATTCTGAATTATATTTTACAAATACACTTTGGCCAGATTTTAATAAAATAGAATTAGAAAAGGCTATTATTGATTATACTAAAAGAGATAGAAGATTTGGATCTATTTCCTCTGATGAAGGAAGTGTATAA
- the frr gene encoding ribosome recycling factor: MEVAIVSLKDPILKEAKSKMDKTVKHLEEEYKKLRTGRPSPALFEEIMVDYYGAPTPINQTATLTVGEDRTVVITPWDKSLCSKIEKAINTANLGMMASTDGVVVRVKFPNPTVEDRRKWVKHAKELAEEMKIALRNIRREDIKVIKEKQKNGEIPEDDAKKLEDEIQNILKEHENKIDEVFHKKEKEIMES, translated from the coding sequence ATGGAGGTGGCTATTGTGTCTTTAAAAGATCCTATTTTAAAAGAGGCTAAATCAAAGATGGATAAAACTGTAAAACATTTAGAAGAAGAATATAAAAAACTTAGAACTGGAAGACCTTCTCCGGCGTTATTTGAAGAAATAATGGTAGACTATTATGGTGCTCCAACTCCAATAAATCAAACTGCAACTTTAACAGTTGGGGAGGATAGAACAGTAGTTATTACCCCTTGGGATAAAAGTTTATGTTCAAAAATTGAAAAAGCTATAAATACAGCAAATTTAGGAATGATGGCGTCTACAGATGGGGTGGTTGTTAGGGTTAAATTTCCTAATCCAACAGTTGAAGATAGAAGAAAATGGGTTAAACACGCAAAAGAATTGGCTGAAGAAATGAAAATAGCATTGAGAAATATTAGAAGAGAAGACATTAAAGTAATAAAAGAAAAGCAGAAAAATGGAGAGATTCCTGAAGATGATGCAAAAAAATTAGAAGATGAAATACAAAATATTTTAAAAGAACATGAAAATAAAATCGATGAAGTATTTCATAAAAAGGAAAAGGAGATTATGGAGTCTTGA
- a CDS encoding glycosyltransferase family 2 protein yields the protein MEKKLISACIMAKNEEQNIERCLNSIKDFCDEIILVDTGSTDNTVEIAKKYTDKIYFFPWNGNFSDARNETLKYASSEWVFIVDADEEASENLRNNIRDFLLSLNNDIVAVYIPTVNFLDFDKKHSEIASTGRFFRNGKVKYENIVHNQPIYKGKTVKVDLELFHYGYIWTRLRRKKKTERTLSLIEEYLKENPDDEYYLIQYMKTLSIAKKDVEKMKVGYKVAKKLQKDIVKKDYKPIPMVVEFMFLWGMELFNKGYWDEAEKWFKLSSKWNLDAYYGLMNVYYNKREWENLKRTSIDFLKYLDIFEKRREEIVWSVQSLFKKNEGLAFLIISKIKTNDYEDIDKIISEFNHKKNNEKIISLYNFMLDEFAKEESYENKSKIIDNLIILNEEIFKYKDYYDNEFIKNITKYNLIFEKSKNKDPYIFIEYFINKLSSEKNIIGILLTFIDYLFDDDFDKLLELLLKIRRIRKDISSDKEKAVLELLIGDILTKNGRFNEAKSRYKKVVALEKSLARFVQVIIEDILTHMNPNELIPAYIELKDEMNQKTELFFDINLFDYRELALFDYYFGNRFLELKFVYALKIKVENKKLFEKLLNYSFENSKNRYFKSFVSLRLYNYYKENGEYEKAKEFLEKALLLNPIISDLVGGRYRYTGFYLEESINKEKDRIVNIVNIGELISVYPVINPIKTWYESENGLYYVSPVPTYEALKSFDNYLKNYSKYFSQNFPNPLKNNKVKYVLSKISSDNILEINSIESFFNNDHISINELKYIEDRELKKTYDVVVFLNPEFSRKLLLDITYLLSISKELFVIYNLNENIFKKDPRALWYLPPNNINKFIKVIRPEYFEFISDEYLLVKYNGKI from the coding sequence ATGGAAAAGAAATTAATTAGTGCATGCATTATGGCAAAAAATGAAGAGCAAAATATAGAAAGATGTTTAAATAGTATTAAAGATTTTTGTGATGAAATTATACTAGTAGACACAGGGTCAACAGATAATACAGTAGAAATAGCCAAAAAATATACTGATAAAATATATTTTTTTCCTTGGAATGGAAATTTTTCTGATGCAAGAAACGAAACATTAAAATATGCATCATCAGAATGGGTTTTTATAGTTGATGCTGATGAAGAAGCTTCAGAAAATCTAAGAAATAACATAAGGGATTTTTTATTATCACTTAATAACGATATTGTAGCAGTTTATATTCCAACAGTGAACTTTCTCGATTTTGATAAAAAACATTCGGAAATAGCAAGCACTGGTAGATTTTTTAGAAATGGAAAAGTAAAGTATGAAAATATTGTACATAATCAACCAATATATAAAGGTAAAACTGTAAAAGTAGATTTAGAATTGTTTCATTATGGGTATATCTGGACCAGATTAAGAAGAAAGAAGAAAACGGAAAGAACTTTATCTTTAATAGAAGAATATTTAAAAGAAAATCCGGATGATGAATATTATTTAATTCAATATATGAAAACACTTTCTATTGCTAAAAAAGATGTAGAAAAAATGAAAGTAGGTTATAAAGTAGCTAAAAAACTTCAAAAAGATATAGTAAAAAAGGATTACAAGCCAATTCCAATGGTTGTAGAATTTATGTTTTTATGGGGAATGGAGTTATTTAATAAAGGTTATTGGGATGAAGCTGAAAAATGGTTTAAATTAAGTTCTAAATGGAATTTAGATGCATATTATGGATTAATGAATGTATACTATAATAAAAGAGAATGGGAAAATTTAAAAAGGACTTCTATTGATTTTTTAAAATATTTAGATATTTTTGAAAAAAGAAGAGAAGAAATTGTTTGGTCGGTACAGTCTTTGTTTAAAAAAAATGAAGGACTTGCATTTTTGATTATTTCAAAAATAAAAACAAATGATTATGAAGATATTGATAAAATAATATCAGAATTTAATCATAAAAAGAATAATGAGAAAATAATTAGTTTATATAATTTTATGTTAGATGAGTTTGCTAAAGAAGAATCTTATGAAAATAAAAGTAAGATTATTGATAATTTAATAATTCTCAATGAGGAAATTTTCAAATATAAAGATTATTATGATAATGAATTTATAAAAAATATAACTAAGTATAATTTAATTTTTGAAAAATCTAAAAATAAAGATCCGTATATTTTTATAGAATATTTTATAAATAAATTAAGTTCTGAAAAAAATATTATTGGTATTCTCCTTACATTTATTGATTATTTGTTTGATGATGATTTCGATAAATTATTAGAGTTATTATTAAAAATAAGGCGTATAAGAAAGGATATTTCCTCTGATAAGGAAAAGGCAGTATTAGAACTATTAATAGGAGATATTCTAACAAAAAACGGTAGATTTAATGAAGCTAAAAGTAGATATAAAAAAGTAGTAGCATTAGAAAAATCATTAGCAAGATTTGTTCAAGTTATTATAGAAGATATTTTAACTCATATGAATCCTAATGAATTAATACCAGCGTATATAGAATTAAAAGATGAGATGAATCAAAAAACAGAGCTTTTCTTTGATATAAATTTATTTGACTATAGAGAATTAGCATTGTTTGACTATTATTTTGGTAATCGTTTTTTAGAACTTAAATTTGTTTATGCTTTAAAAATAAAAGTTGAAAATAAAAAATTATTTGAAAAATTATTAAATTATTCATTTGAAAATTCGAAAAATAGATATTTTAAATCATTTGTAAGTTTAAGATTATATAATTATTATAAAGAAAATGGAGAATATGAAAAAGCAAAAGAATTTTTAGAAAAAGCTTTATTATTAAATCCTATTATATCTGATTTAGTAGGCGGGCGTTATAGATATACAGGATTTTATTTAGAAGAAAGTATAAATAAAGAGAAAGATAGAATTGTAAATATTGTAAATATAGGTGAATTGATCTCTGTATATCCTGTAATTAATCCAATTAAAACTTGGTATGAATCAGAAAATGGATTATATTACGTTTCCCCTGTACCAACATATGAAGCTTTAAAAAGTTTTGATAATTATTTAAAAAATTATTCTAAATACTTTTCTCAAAATTTTCCAAATCCTTTAAAAAATAATAAAGTAAAATATGTATTATCCAAAATTAGTTCTGATAATATATTAGAAATAAATAGTATTGAGTCATTTTTTAATAATGATCATATATCCATTAATGAATTAAAATATATTGAAGATAGGGAATTAAAAAAAACATATGATGTAGTTGTATTTTTAAACCCCGAATTTTCTAGAAAATTACTTTTAGACATTACTTATTTATTATCTATATCAAAAGAATTATTTGTTATATATAATTTAAATGAAAATATTTTTAAAAAAGATCCAAGAGCTTTATGGTATTTACCGCCTAATAATATTAATAAGTTTATAAAGGTTATTAGGCCGGAATATTTTGAGTTTATTTCGGACGAGTATTTATTAGTAAAATACAATGGTAAAATTTAA
- a CDS encoding phosphatidate cytidylyltransferase, with product MPINKKNLLLRTLSGFVLGPAVVFSFFAFPTSIGLVTSIILITSIEYFEMTLKEYEYKYKVFLSIFTALTSAIYGFSLRAFYSGLSIFDPITVYIISIILVSGISLIYLKDTHKYKIAIESYIFALIAISLFLSYFYHIILNYGATSGILVLTTVWVYDAGAYFVGLNIGKHKLSPNYSPKKSVEGLIGGIIFTYLYIILYEYIRSIFQLNIINPIQAVFFAILVGVIDTIGDLTESSLKRTFNLKDSGETLPGHGGMYDRIDGLLYLAPAFYFLMKILGI from the coding sequence ATGCCAATAAATAAAAAAAATCTATTATTAAGAACATTATCAGGTTTTGTATTAGGTCCAGCAGTGGTTTTTTCTTTTTTTGCTTTTCCTACTTCAATAGGGTTGGTAACTTCAATTATTTTAATAACATCCATAGAATACTTTGAGATGACTTTAAAAGAATATGAATATAAATATAAAGTATTTTTATCAATTTTTACAGCTCTTACTAGTGCAATATATGGTTTTTCTTTAAGAGCTTTTTATTCTGGTTTATCTATTTTTGATCCTATTACAGTTTATATAATTTCAATAATTTTAGTTTCTGGTATTAGTTTAATATATTTAAAGGATACACACAAATATAAAATAGCGATTGAAAGTTATATATTTGCTCTTATTGCAATATCTCTATTTTTATCATATTTTTATCATATTATTTTAAATTATGGGGCAACTAGCGGAATTTTGGTTTTAACCACTGTTTGGGTATATGATGCCGGCGCATATTTTGTTGGTTTAAATATAGGTAAACATAAATTGTCACCAAATTATTCCCCAAAAAAAAGTGTAGAGGGATTAATTGGTGGAATTATTTTTACGTATTTGTATATAATCTTATATGAATATATTAGATCAATATTTCAATTAAATATTATTAATCCAATTCAAGCTGTGTTTTTTGCAATTTTAGTAGGTGTTATAGATACAATTGGGGATCTTACAGAATCTTCATTAAAAAGAACATTTAATTTAAAAGATTCTGGAGAAACATTACCAGGACATGGTGGTATGTATGATAGAATAGATGGATTGTTATATTTAGCTCCAGCATTTTATTTTTTAATGAAAATTTTAGGTATATAG